A genomic region of Blattabacterium cuenoti contains the following coding sequences:
- the pth gene encoding aminoacyl-tRNA hydrolase, with protein sequence MSSSHLYNCKNIEKFLIIGLGNPGCLYKKTRHNLGFMILDQISKKYFFSFSKKKFGFIYKFIYNGKLLFFLKPTTYMNNSGISVKYWMIKEKILLKNILVISDDIYLNFGSFRLRKKGGSGGHNGLKNIEKEIGTSHYTRLRFGIKKNHFYKKVDSYVLGNWKKEEMNYLFSRLDIGIEIIFSFIINGLQKTMNMFNRYT encoded by the coding sequence ATGAGTTCTTCACACTTATACAATTGTAAGAATATAGAAAAATTCTTGATAATTGGATTAGGAAATCCAGGATGTTTATATAAAAAAACTAGACATAATCTAGGATTTATGATTTTAGATCAAATATCGAAAAAATATTTTTTTTCTTTTTCAAAAAAGAAATTTGGTTTTATTTATAAATTCATATATAATGGAAAATTACTTTTTTTTTTAAAACCTACCACTTATATGAATAATAGCGGGATTTCTGTAAAATATTGGATGATAAAAGAAAAAATTTTATTAAAAAATATTCTTGTAATATCTGATGATATTTATTTAAATTTTGGTAGTTTTCGTTTAAGAAAAAAAGGAGGAAGTGGAGGACATAATGGGTTGAAAAATATAGAAAAAGAAATCGGAACATCTCATTATACACGTCTTCGTTTTGGTATTAAAAAAAATCATTTTTATAAAAAAGTAGATTCTTATGTATTAGGAAATTGGAAAAAGGAAGAAATGAATTATCTCTTTTCCAGATTAGATATAGGTATAGAAATAATATTTTCATTTATAATAAATGGCCTACAGAAAACGATGAACATGTTCAATCGTTATACTTAA
- the lepA gene encoding translation elongation factor 4 has product MHYIRNFCIIAHIDHGKSTLADRLLEFTKTVSERKGNQLLDDMDLEKERGITIKSHAVQMEYKYNNQIYILNLIDTPGHVDFSYEVSRSIAACEGALLVVDCTKSVQAQTISNLSLALKNHLSIIPVLNKIDLLESISEDVMKEIMELVGCKMEDIIPVSAKNGLGINNVLNQIVTRIPAPKGDPQAPLQAIIFDSLYNPFRGIEALFRIKNGCIRKGQKLRFMSTGKVYSAYEIGILKLKRISKNKINTGDVGYVVSGIKNTSEVKVGDTITDAHKPAEKAIQKFKEFKPMVFASIYPTHSEKYEELRSSIEKLQLNDAALSFIPESSPALGFGFHCGFLGFLHMEIVKDRLEREYDISVILTIPNVSYRVYMKNNQKILINNPSDFPETEKLKKIEEPYVSVSIITKDFYIGNVISLCIEKRGIMIGHYNYMTSKRIKIMFEMPLSEIVFDFYDKLKTISNGYASFDYNFIGYRNSDLKKITVLINHEKIEPLSLLVHKTKAFFLAKQICQELSVLIPKHQFSIPIQVSISGRIIARETIKALRKNVTDKCYGGDISRKRKLLEKQKKGKKKMRQIGKVEIPSSTFITFLKVKN; this is encoded by the coding sequence ATTCATTATATTCGTAATTTTTGTATTATCGCGCATATAGATCACGGAAAAAGTACATTAGCTGATCGTTTGTTGGAATTTACAAAAACAGTTTCAGAAAGAAAAGGTAATCAACTATTGGATGATATGGATTTGGAAAAAGAACGTGGAATAACTATCAAGAGTCACGCTGTTCAAATGGAATATAAATATAATAATCAAATATACATTCTTAATCTGATAGATACCCCTGGTCATGTTGATTTTTCATATGAAGTATCGCGTTCTATTGCAGCTTGTGAAGGAGCTTTACTTGTAGTTGATTGTACGAAAAGTGTACAAGCACAAACAATATCTAATCTTTCTTTAGCGTTAAAAAATCATCTGTCCATTATTCCAGTTTTAAACAAAATTGATTTATTAGAATCTATATCTGAAGACGTAATGAAAGAAATTATGGAATTGGTAGGATGTAAAATGGAAGATATTATTCCTGTTAGTGCAAAAAATGGATTAGGTATTAATAATGTTTTGAATCAAATAGTTACACGTATTCCTGCACCAAAAGGAGATCCACAAGCTCCATTACAAGCTATTATTTTTGATTCTTTATACAATCCATTTAGAGGAATTGAAGCCTTATTTAGAATAAAAAATGGTTGTATACGAAAAGGACAAAAATTACGATTTATGTCCACAGGAAAAGTTTATTCTGCTTATGAGATAGGGATTTTAAAGCTAAAACGTATTTCAAAGAATAAAATCAATACAGGAGATGTTGGATATGTTGTATCAGGTATAAAAAATACGAGTGAAGTAAAAGTAGGAGATACCATAACAGATGCTCATAAACCAGCTGAAAAAGCTATACAAAAATTCAAAGAATTTAAACCTATGGTTTTTGCTAGCATTTATCCAACTCATTCTGAAAAATATGAAGAATTACGTTCATCTATAGAAAAATTGCAATTAAATGATGCTGCACTTTCTTTTATTCCTGAGTCTTCTCCAGCATTAGGATTTGGTTTTCATTGTGGATTTTTAGGATTTCTTCATATGGAAATTGTGAAAGATCGTTTAGAGCGTGAATATGACATTTCCGTAATACTTACTATTCCTAATGTATCTTATAGGGTTTATATGAAAAATAATCAAAAGATTTTAATCAATAATCCTTCAGATTTTCCAGAAACAGAAAAATTAAAAAAAATAGAGGAACCATATGTTTCAGTTTCTATTATAACTAAAGATTTTTATATAGGAAATGTAATATCATTATGCATTGAAAAAAGAGGAATTATGATTGGTCATTATAATTATATGACTTCAAAAAGAATTAAAATTATGTTTGAAATGCCTTTATCAGAGATTGTATTTGATTTTTATGATAAATTAAAAACTATTTCTAATGGATACGCTTCTTTTGATTATAATTTTATTGGTTATAGAAATTCGGATTTAAAAAAAATTACTGTATTGATTAATCATGAAAAAATAGAACCTTTATCTCTTTTAGTTCATAAAACAAAAGCTTTTTTTTTAGCAAAACAAATATGTCAAGAATTATCTGTTTTAATTCCAAAACATCAATTTAGTATTCCTATTCAAGTTTCTATATCTGGACGAATTATAGCAAGAGAAACTATTAAAGCTTTAAGAAAAAATGTGACGGATAAATGTTATGGAGGTGATATTTCTAGAAAAAGAAAACTTTTAGAAAAACAAAAAAAAGGAAAGAAAAAAATGCGACAAATAGGAAAAGTAGAAATTCCATCATCTACTTTTATTACTTTTTTGAAGGTTAAAAATTAA
- a CDS encoding type I restriction enzyme HsdR N-terminal domain-containing protein, whose protein sequence is MHNLNLFIIKYLHLKKIRNRIHIFCVIRKKFYLFSQEEVIRQYIIFLLKQAKKYKNSNIWVEYPFRINKLNKRLDILVQFNQKPHILIECKPPKISITQKTFDQISIYNQTIKAPFLMVSNGIKNFIFKVDKYKKKFFFIKYIP, encoded by the coding sequence ATGCATAATTTAAATTTATTTATAATAAAATATTTACATTTAAAAAAAATAAGAAATAGAATTCATATATTTTGCGTTATTAGAAAAAAATTTTATCTTTTTTCTCAAGAAGAAGTGATACGTCAATATATCATTTTTTTGTTAAAACAAGCAAAAAAGTATAAAAATTCCAACATATGGGTGGAATATCCTTTTAGGATAAATAAATTAAATAAACGATTAGATATTTTAGTTCAGTTTAACCAAAAACCGCACATATTGATTGAATGTAAACCCCCTAAAATTTCTATTACACAAAAAACTTTTGATCAAATATCCATATATAATCAAACTATCAAAGCTCCATTTTTAATGGTAAGTAATGGAATAAAAAATTTTATTTTCAAAGTTGATAAGTACAAAAAAAAATTTTTTTTTATAAAATATATTCCATAA
- the trxB gene encoding thioredoxin-disulfide reductase has translation MLFKKKIQDCIIIGSGPAGYSSAVYAARADMNPILFTGSQPGGQLTTTTSVDNYLGFYEGVNGNDLMNNCKKQAERFNTKIINQSVIHVILSNKKGGIHRVFLDKKKYLESRGLIVATGSRPKFLGINKEKKFMGLGISSCATCDGFFHKEKNVAVIGGGDTALEEANYLAKICQKVYIIVRKGYFKASKALQERILKKNNIDILFYSNVTEIIGYNFLEGIKIFNQKNKMNRTILISGLFLAIGHVPNTEIFKSKLDLDERGYIIVQKGETRTSKPGVFAAGDVQDPIYRQAITSAGTGCMAALDLEKYLSLCEEYEKI, from the coding sequence ATGTTATTCAAAAAAAAAATACAAGATTGTATTATTATTGGATCTGGTCCTGCTGGTTATTCTTCTGCTGTGTATGCGGCAAGAGCTGATATGAATCCTATTCTTTTTACTGGATCCCAACCTGGAGGACAATTGACTACTACAACTAGTGTGGATAATTATCTTGGATTTTATGAAGGAGTTAATGGAAATGATTTAATGAATAATTGTAAAAAGCAAGCAGAACGTTTTAATACTAAAATAATAAATCAATCAGTGATCCATGTTATTTTATCCAATAAAAAAGGAGGGATACATCGTGTTTTTTTGGATAAAAAAAAATATCTAGAAAGTAGAGGATTAATTGTCGCTACAGGTTCTCGTCCAAAATTTTTAGGAATTAATAAAGAAAAAAAATTTATGGGATTAGGAATTTCTTCTTGTGCTACTTGTGATGGTTTTTTTCATAAAGAAAAAAATGTAGCAGTGATAGGAGGTGGAGATACGGCTTTAGAAGAAGCGAATTATTTAGCTAAAATTTGCCAAAAAGTATATATAATCGTAAGAAAAGGTTATTTTAAAGCATCTAAAGCTCTGCAAGAGCGTATTTTAAAAAAAAATAATATTGATATTTTATTTTATTCTAATGTTACAGAAATTATTGGATATAATTTTTTGGAAGGGATTAAAATTTTTAATCAAAAAAATAAAATGAATAGAACAATTTTAATTAGTGGTTTATTTCTTGCAATAGGTCATGTTCCTAATACAGAAATTTTTAAATCTAAATTAGATTTGGATGAAAGAGGATATATTATTGTACAAAAAGGAGAAACTAGAACTAGTAAACCTGGAGTATTTGCTGCTGGAGACGTACAAGATCCTATTTATCGTCAAGCTATTACTTCTGCTGGTACTGGATGTATGGCTGCATTAGATTTGGAAAAGTATTTATCTTTATGTGAAGAATATGAAAAAATCTAA
- the gap gene encoding type I glyceraldehyde-3-phosphate dehydrogenase, with protein sequence MSIKIGINGIGRIGKLVLLSALNRNNVKVVSINDLVSIEYLAYMLKYDSIHGIFKKNVHIEDKNYLILNGKRVKVTNEKDPEKLNWGNLNVEYVVESTGLFLTKNLAKAHLKSGAKKVILSAPPKDDIPMFVMGVNHENMRQDQNIVSNASCTTNCLSPIVKVLNDNFGIYQGLMTTIHASTATQKVVDSISNKDWRGGRSSLVNIIPSSTGAANAVGKIIPSLNGKLTGMAFRVPVANVSVLDFTVNLKKDTNFERIKLCMKDASKTKLKGILGYTEDAVVSSDFIGDQRISIFDANSSIMLNSNFLKIVSWYDNEVGYSTKLLDLIDYMHSLSL encoded by the coding sequence ATGTCTATAAAAATAGGAATTAATGGAATTGGAAGAATAGGAAAACTGGTTTTATTATCTGCTTTAAATAGGAATAATGTGAAAGTGGTATCTATAAATGATTTAGTCTCTATAGAGTATTTAGCTTATATGTTAAAATATGATTCCATTCATGGTATTTTTAAAAAAAATGTTCATATTGAAGATAAAAATTATCTAATATTGAATGGAAAGCGGGTAAAAGTTACTAATGAAAAAGACCCTGAAAAACTAAATTGGGGAAATTTAAATGTAGAATATGTTGTTGAATCTACTGGTCTTTTTTTGACAAAAAATCTGGCTAAAGCTCATTTAAAATCAGGAGCTAAAAAAGTAATTTTATCTGCTCCTCCTAAAGATGATATTCCTATGTTTGTTATGGGAGTCAATCATGAAAATATGAGACAAGATCAAAATATTGTATCTAATGCATCCTGTACTACAAATTGTCTATCTCCAATTGTTAAAGTTTTAAATGATAATTTTGGAATATATCAAGGATTGATGACAACTATACATGCCTCTACTGCAACTCAAAAAGTTGTTGATTCTATTTCTAATAAAGATTGGAGAGGAGGAAGATCTTCATTGGTTAATATTATTCCATCATCAACAGGTGCGGCTAATGCAGTAGGAAAAATTATCCCTAGTTTAAATGGAAAATTAACAGGAATGGCTTTTAGAGTTCCTGTGGCAAATGTTTCCGTTTTGGATTTTACTGTTAATCTTAAAAAAGATACCAATTTTGAGAGAATTAAATTATGCATGAAAGATGCTTCTAAAACTAAATTAAAAGGTATATTGGGATATACAGAAGACGCTGTTGTTTCATCTGATTTTATAGGAGATCAAAGAATTTCTATTTTTGATGCAAATTCTAGCATTATGTTAAATTCAAATTTTTTGAAAATAGTATCGTGGTACGATAATGAAGTTGGTTATTCTACAAAATTATTAGATCTTATTGATTATATGCATTCTTTATCATTATAA